A stretch of Sandaracinaceae bacterium DNA encodes these proteins:
- a CDS encoding sigma-54 dependent transcriptional regulator: MSERGLPASFDGNPPDLIVLCPPIFARTADDVLGEVRARDGGTPVVVAGHRDHVRAERLMAAGAFECVLDPADEPHRLLAAVGYALGSREEDRALSYLRERDATGARLIGEHPSMRRIFEMVAQVCQRTAAGATPAILVCGETGTGKGALAKTLHYRSLRRHRPFVEVNCAALPANLVESELYGCEKGAFTDAGRSRPGLFETANRGTLFLDEIPSVPLGTQAKLLTSIEEKACRRIGGRELTRLDVQIIAAAQPVLRSLVKSGDFREDLYHRLNVIRIELPPLRERGEDAILLARAFVEELSREYGIPPRHLSADAEEFIHGYHWPGNVRELRNQIERIVLLSEDEAIEGWQFERVSGELVQLSVDDEEGEPELRIRMPASGLPLVEVEKRLIRRALEMNDGNVTRTARYLSITRQTLIYRMRKFGLSRQ; encoded by the coding sequence GTGAGCGAGCGCGGCTTGCCTGCGTCCTTCGACGGAAATCCTCCGGATCTGATCGTGCTGTGCCCGCCCATCTTCGCGCGCACCGCCGACGACGTGCTGGGCGAGGTGCGAGCCCGCGACGGGGGCACGCCCGTGGTGGTCGCCGGCCACCGTGATCACGTGCGCGCGGAGCGGCTGATGGCCGCCGGGGCCTTCGAGTGCGTGCTCGACCCGGCGGACGAGCCGCACCGGCTGCTCGCGGCGGTGGGGTACGCGCTCGGCTCGCGTGAAGAGGATCGGGCGCTGAGCTACCTGCGGGAGCGCGACGCCACGGGCGCCAGGCTCATCGGCGAGCACCCCTCCATGCGGCGCATCTTCGAGATGGTCGCGCAGGTCTGCCAGCGGACCGCGGCCGGAGCGACGCCCGCGATCCTGGTCTGTGGAGAGACGGGGACCGGGAAGGGCGCGCTCGCGAAGACGCTGCACTACCGCAGCCTCCGTCGGCACCGCCCCTTCGTGGAGGTCAACTGCGCCGCGCTACCGGCCAACCTCGTCGAGTCCGAGCTGTATGGCTGCGAGAAGGGCGCCTTCACCGACGCGGGTCGGAGCCGGCCCGGGCTCTTCGAGACCGCAAACCGCGGCACCCTCTTCCTCGACGAGATCCCGAGCGTGCCCCTCGGCACCCAGGCCAAGCTGCTGACGTCCATCGAGGAGAAGGCCTGTCGCCGCATCGGCGGCAGGGAGCTGACCCGGCTCGACGTCCAGATCATCGCCGCGGCCCAGCCGGTCCTCCGCTCCCTGGTGAAGTCCGGAGACTTCCGCGAGGACCTCTACCACCGGCTCAACGTCATCCGCATCGAGCTGCCGCCGCTCCGGGAGCGAGGGGAGGACGCCATCCTGCTCGCGCGCGCCTTCGTCGAGGAGCTCTCGCGCGAGTACGGCATCCCGCCCCGTCACCTCTCCGCCGACGCGGAGGAGTTCATCCACGGTTACCACTGGCCCGGCAACGTCCGGGAGCTCCGGAACCAGATCGAGCGCATCGTGCTGCTCTCCGAGGACGAGGCGATCGAGGGCTGGCAGTTCGAGCGGGTCAGCGGTGAGCTGGTGCAGCTCTCGGTCGACGACGAAGAGGGCGAGCCGGAGCTCCGCATCCGGATGCCGGCCTCGGGGCTGCCCCTCGTGGAGGTCGAGAAGCGGCTGATCCGACGAGCCCTGGAGATGAACGACGGCAACGTCACCCGGACGGCGCGCTACCTCTCCATCACCCGACAGACGCTCATCTACCGGATGAGGAAATTCGGGCTCAGCCGACAATGA
- a CDS encoding sigma 54-interacting transcriptional regulator has protein sequence MILDLLTDPSPLPQRLDAARERGDMIGVAILAALLCRRQEAAAAMHSASSESASRERDSTTPVAAALVALWAGDPMRGLVAAERRAGDAMADALAAEALALTDRVDQALERLAPIADDHPYARAVRAWIHRRRGEAARALAALEGASEAGLLGARVRRLRAEALLAGDPPDATAARHELSAGVWRLVQLGAPDELGRAYLAMAEVEASTPEGGARAAQWLARAHPLLQSSGTRFDQERLRRAFRRFGRRAIDRLVDEDLERCLEGVRAGSSRALDLSRAAAEQRADGADPSEVERELVDALEETRDRQEQLIGSLEAALVDKERTGQLVEVVRALFLLSTVEQLDGELPRLALRLGGATASLLRAGEAGFETLTRTSERAPGARGIEPALRDALRVGAARIVGTEERKLALIPIRFAEGDRVVVLLRSASRAAHPQGSAERLSVLGSAASAAYERARSARAVEEAAARDAATLEAIREGILTLDARGVVQAANGAAASLVGLSQDDIQGQRLRELRGLGALAEAVERAVEDETVALPHVDVLVRARRYAGGVVATLQELGKARQRALELVGSAARFTFDDLVGRHPAFLDAVADARRVAAVDVPVLITGESGTGKELLAQAIHNASPRANHPFVGVNVAAIPRELLESELFGYERGAFTGARARGHAGRFELADQGTLLLDEIGDMPYEMQAKLLRVLQERTVTRLGGTRAIPVRARVVATTHRDLEEAIRQGTFRLDLFYRLRVVHLRLPALRERASDVRLLIDHHLARWASRNGRAPLTVEPRVMERLEQYAWPGNVRELANLVEGVASLLPSDATRITKMPTLLGRARGSSAPAPDPEAGGDDILPLADLEKRALQRALSACDGNIAQAARALGIARGTFYNKMNRYGLR, from the coding sequence GTGATCCTCGACCTCCTCACCGACCCGTCACCGCTGCCGCAGCGGCTCGACGCGGCCCGTGAGAGAGGCGACATGATCGGAGTGGCCATCCTCGCGGCGCTCCTCTGCCGGCGACAGGAGGCCGCGGCCGCGATGCACAGCGCCTCGAGCGAGAGCGCTTCCAGGGAGAGAGACAGCACGACGCCCGTCGCCGCGGCCCTCGTCGCGCTCTGGGCGGGCGACCCGATGCGCGGCCTCGTGGCTGCGGAGCGAAGGGCGGGAGATGCGATGGCGGACGCGCTCGCGGCGGAGGCGCTGGCGCTCACCGACCGGGTCGACCAGGCCCTCGAGCGCCTGGCGCCCATCGCCGACGACCATCCCTACGCCCGGGCGGTTCGCGCATGGATCCATCGACGACGCGGCGAGGCGGCGCGCGCGCTCGCCGCGCTCGAGGGGGCGAGCGAGGCCGGGCTGCTCGGCGCGCGCGTGCGACGTCTCCGCGCCGAGGCGCTGCTGGCTGGCGATCCGCCCGACGCCACGGCCGCGCGGCACGAGCTGAGCGCGGGCGTCTGGCGCCTCGTGCAGCTGGGCGCGCCCGACGAGCTCGGACGCGCCTACCTCGCGATGGCGGAGGTCGAGGCCTCCACGCCCGAGGGGGGAGCGCGCGCCGCGCAGTGGCTCGCACGGGCGCACCCTCTGTTGCAATCCTCCGGAACGCGCTTCGACCAGGAGCGGCTCCGTCGCGCCTTCCGTCGCTTCGGTCGACGCGCGATCGATCGGCTGGTCGACGAGGACCTCGAGCGCTGCCTCGAGGGGGTGAGGGCCGGCTCGTCCAGGGCGCTCGACCTGTCGCGGGCGGCGGCGGAGCAGCGCGCGGACGGGGCCGATCCGAGCGAGGTCGAGCGGGAGCTCGTCGACGCGCTCGAGGAGACCCGGGACCGCCAGGAGCAGCTCATCGGGTCGCTCGAGGCCGCCCTCGTGGACAAGGAGCGCACGGGACAGCTCGTCGAGGTGGTGCGCGCGCTCTTCCTGCTCTCCACCGTGGAACAGCTCGACGGCGAGCTGCCGCGGCTCGCGTTGAGGCTGGGTGGGGCGACGGCCAGCCTGCTGCGCGCGGGCGAGGCGGGGTTCGAGACGCTGACACGCACGTCCGAGCGCGCGCCCGGCGCGAGGGGCATCGAGCCCGCGCTGCGAGACGCCCTGCGCGTGGGCGCGGCCCGCATCGTCGGCACGGAGGAGCGCAAGCTCGCGCTGATCCCGATTCGCTTCGCGGAGGGGGATCGGGTGGTGGTCCTCCTCCGGAGCGCGTCGCGCGCGGCGCATCCGCAGGGCAGCGCGGAGCGCCTGAGCGTGCTCGGCTCGGCCGCGAGCGCGGCCTACGAGCGGGCTCGCTCCGCGCGCGCGGTCGAGGAGGCGGCGGCGCGCGACGCGGCCACGCTGGAGGCCATCCGCGAGGGCATCCTGACCCTCGACGCGCGAGGCGTCGTGCAGGCCGCGAACGGCGCCGCCGCGAGCCTCGTCGGCTTGTCGCAGGACGACATCCAGGGCCAGCGGCTGCGAGAGCTCCGCGGGCTCGGGGCGCTGGCCGAGGCGGTGGAGCGCGCGGTCGAAGACGAGACCGTCGCCCTCCCCCACGTCGACGTGCTGGTCCGCGCGCGCCGCTACGCGGGCGGCGTGGTCGCGACGCTCCAGGAGCTGGGCAAGGCGCGCCAGCGAGCGCTCGAGCTGGTCGGGTCGGCCGCGCGCTTCACCTTCGACGATCTCGTCGGGCGTCACCCCGCGTTCCTCGACGCGGTCGCCGACGCGCGGCGCGTCGCGGCGGTGGACGTGCCAGTCCTGATCACGGGCGAGAGCGGGACGGGCAAGGAGCTGCTCGCGCAGGCGATCCACAACGCCTCTCCGCGCGCCAACCACCCCTTCGTCGGGGTCAACGTGGCGGCCATCCCGCGCGAGCTGCTCGAGAGCGAGCTGTTCGGCTACGAGCGAGGCGCCTTCACGGGCGCGCGCGCGCGCGGTCACGCCGGCCGCTTCGAGCTCGCAGACCAGGGCACGCTGCTCCTCGACGAGATCGGCGACATGCCCTACGAGATGCAAGCCAAGCTGCTGCGCGTGCTCCAGGAGCGAACGGTCACGCGCCTGGGCGGTACGCGGGCCATCCCGGTCCGCGCGCGCGTGGTGGCCACGACGCACCGCGATCTCGAGGAGGCGATCCGCCAGGGTACGTTCCGGCTCGACCTCTTCTACCGACTCCGCGTCGTGCACCTGCGCTTGCCCGCGCTCCGCGAGCGCGCGAGCGACGTGCGCCTGCTGATCGACCACCACCTGGCGCGCTGGGCGTCGCGCAACGGCCGCGCGCCCCTGACGGTCGAGCCACGCGTGATGGAGCGCCTCGAGCAGTACGCGTGGCCCGGCAACGTGCGCGAGCTGGCGAACCTCGTCGAGGGCGTCGCCAGCCTCCTGCCGAGCGACGCGACCCGAATCACCAAGATGCCGACTCTGCTCGGCCGCGCGCGCGGCTCCTCGGCGCCGGCCCCCGATCCCGAAGCGGGCGGCGACGACATCCTGCCGCTCGCGGACCTCGAGAAGCGAGCCTTGCAACGCGCCCTGTCGGCCTGCGACGGCAACATCGCGCAGGCGGCGCGCGCGCTCGGGATCGCGCGGGGCACCTTCTACAACAAGATGAATCGCTACGGCCTGCGCTGA
- a CDS encoding protein kinase, giving the protein MAQLADRYALENVLRDDGAGTVHEGSDKKSGDRVLVSRATSDSLSEARERLEALVEARVVQRASSPALARLRGGGHDESTGDVYLVQALVEGESLDARLAAEPALTVEQAIRLVAELLGGLGALHRHGLSHGDVCPHNVIVLERLGGVTPRLIHLAVNAAPFRAARAAWADELELASLAYASPEQASREELASPASDVYSAASVLYAMLSGRAPFAGHDERSLRREVAAGDVEALGAHAPFAGSELASVLDRALHPDRSARFAKADELQQTLRKTLLTLGELRTHPLPVGARFQPAPAEGSSDPVEAPSEQDDEGFFSAEDWAGVAPDSIVPPPREVKPPAVPVTPEPAPEVEEDAPALELDDEGAEPAAPARRLYAPVDPAEFGLDDDDEEEEEESTRVGVVSEALLQTMRDLDDPEPGAVDDDDEEEEEQDEPTRARVVQPEMLELLEREDGVGAAAAGEPADARAPEDSASEGSASEDSAIEDSAIEDSASEDSVVGSVAASDAEARAPLATSLPPPQPVGSLPPPSFDDAPAPESLRPSAPARARSALWVAVILALAVLAAVAWLLWFAPRA; this is encoded by the coding sequence ATGGCGCAGTTGGCTGACCGATACGCGCTCGAGAACGTCCTGCGGGACGACGGCGCCGGCACCGTGCACGAGGGCTCGGACAAGAAGTCTGGAGACCGGGTGCTCGTGAGCCGCGCGACGAGCGACTCGCTCAGCGAGGCGAGAGAGCGCCTCGAGGCCCTGGTGGAGGCGCGCGTCGTGCAGCGCGCGTCGAGCCCCGCCCTGGCCCGTCTCCGGGGCGGCGGGCATGACGAGTCGACGGGCGACGTCTACCTCGTCCAGGCGCTGGTCGAAGGCGAGAGCCTCGACGCGCGGCTCGCCGCCGAGCCCGCCCTCACGGTCGAGCAGGCCATCCGACTCGTCGCCGAGCTGCTCGGCGGTCTCGGCGCGCTGCATCGGCATGGGCTGAGCCACGGCGACGTCTGCCCGCACAACGTGATCGTGCTCGAGCGGCTCGGCGGCGTCACGCCCAGGCTGATCCACCTCGCCGTCAACGCCGCCCCGTTTCGCGCGGCGCGCGCGGCGTGGGCCGACGAGCTGGAGCTGGCCAGCCTCGCCTACGCCTCCCCCGAGCAGGCGAGCCGCGAGGAGCTCGCGAGCCCCGCCTCGGACGTCTACTCCGCCGCGTCCGTGCTGTACGCGATGCTCTCCGGCCGCGCGCCCTTCGCTGGGCACGACGAGCGGAGCCTCCGTCGCGAGGTCGCGGCCGGGGACGTCGAGGCCCTCGGCGCGCACGCGCCCTTCGCCGGCTCCGAGCTGGCGAGCGTGCTCGATCGCGCGCTCCACCCCGATCGCTCGGCGCGCTTCGCCAAGGCCGACGAGCTGCAGCAGACGCTGCGAAAGACCCTGCTCACCCTCGGAGAGCTGAGGACCCACCCCTTGCCGGTGGGGGCGCGCTTCCAGCCGGCGCCCGCAGAGGGTTCGTCGGACCCCGTGGAGGCGCCGAGCGAGCAAGATGACGAGGGCTTCTTCTCGGCCGAGGACTGGGCGGGCGTCGCGCCGGACTCGATCGTGCCGCCGCCGCGTGAGGTGAAGCCGCCCGCCGTCCCCGTCACCCCCGAACCCGCGCCGGAGGTCGAGGAGGACGCGCCTGCCCTCGAGCTCGACGACGAGGGGGCCGAGCCCGCCGCCCCCGCGCGCCGCCTCTACGCGCCGGTGGATCCGGCCGAGTTCGGACTCGACGACGACGACGAGGAAGAAGAAGAGGAGAGCACCCGCGTGGGGGTGGTGAGCGAGGCGCTGCTGCAGACGATGCGCGACCTCGACGACCCGGAGCCGGGCGCGGTCGACGACGACGACGAAGAAGAGGAAGAGCAGGACGAGCCCACGCGCGCGCGGGTGGTGCAGCCGGAGATGCTCGAGCTGCTGGAGCGCGAGGACGGCGTGGGCGCGGCGGCGGCGGGCGAGCCGGCAGACGCCCGCGCGCCCGAAGACAGTGCCTCCGAAGGCAGTGCCTCCGAAGACAGCGCCATCGAAGACAGCGCCATCGAAGACAGCGCCTCCGAAGACAGCGTCGTCGGCAGCGTCGCGGCCTCGGACGCAGAGGCGCGCGCGCCGCTCGCCACCTCGCTCCCGCCGCCCCAACCGGTCGGCTCGCTGCCGCCCCCATCCTTCGACGATGCCCCGGCCCCCGAGTCACTTCGTCCTTCCGCGCCAGCCCGCGCGCGCTCGGCGCTGTGGGTCGCCGTGATCCTCGCGCTCGCCGTGCTCGCCGCCGTCGCGTGGCTCCTCTGGTTCGCCCCGCGCGCGTGA
- the dctP gene encoding TRAP transporter substrate-binding protein DctP — translation MSFPRLARLAAPIALAILAALTPPHVGAQQDEAQHVLRLGSLMPRTAIGRRGMARWNQMLAERTEGRLQVRMYWGGSMGDERTMVRRMRIGSLDAASLTSTGLSVIYRPVLVMQVPGIFSSYAQVDAVRREIGPELARALEGEGYGLLGWGDAGRVRLFSQEPIRRPTDLRRMRPWVPRTDAVFRQMLSVVGANGVPLGVGEVFGGLRTGMIDAAPGTALAVAGLQWFTSLQYATAQSDGFLVGGMVIRQSFLDQLSAADRAALFEIAAANHERFLQQTRRADERAFTALTRHGIQPVDVEPHRAEWQSVADQTRQRLAGRVFPRELLRRVEAIAERAR, via the coding sequence GTGAGCTTCCCACGCCTCGCCCGCCTCGCCGCGCCGATCGCGCTCGCGATCCTCGCCGCGCTGACCCCGCCCCACGTCGGCGCCCAGCAGGACGAGGCGCAGCACGTCCTTCGCCTCGGCTCGCTGATGCCGCGCACCGCGATCGGTCGGCGCGGCATGGCGCGCTGGAACCAGATGCTCGCCGAGCGCACGGAGGGCCGCCTCCAGGTGCGCATGTACTGGGGCGGATCGATGGGCGACGAGCGCACGATGGTGCGGCGCATGCGCATCGGCTCGCTCGACGCGGCGAGCCTGACGTCCACGGGGCTGTCGGTCATCTATCGCCCGGTCCTGGTGATGCAGGTCCCGGGCATCTTCTCGAGCTACGCGCAGGTGGACGCGGTGCGCCGGGAGATCGGGCCGGAGCTGGCCCGCGCGCTCGAGGGGGAGGGCTACGGGCTGCTCGGCTGGGGAGACGCCGGGCGCGTCCGGCTGTTCTCGCAGGAGCCCATCCGTCGCCCGACCGATCTGCGCCGCATGCGCCCCTGGGTGCCGCGCACGGACGCCGTCTTCCGGCAGATGCTCTCCGTGGTCGGCGCCAACGGCGTGCCGCTCGGGGTCGGCGAGGTCTTCGGGGGGCTGCGGACCGGGATGATCGACGCCGCGCCCGGCACGGCGCTCGCGGTCGCGGGCTTGCAGTGGTTCACGTCGCTCCAGTACGCCACGGCCCAGTCGGACGGCTTCCTCGTGGGCGGCATGGTCATCCGCCAGAGCTTCCTCGACCAGCTCTCGGCCGCCGATCGCGCCGCGCTCTTCGAGATCGCCGCGGCCAACCACGAGCGCTTCCTCCAGCAGACGCGCCGCGCCGACGAGCGCGCGTTCACGGCGCTGACCCGCCACGGCATCCAGCCGGTCGACGTCGAGCCGCACCGCGCCGAATGGCAATCGGTGGCGGACCAGACCCGACAGCGCCTGGCCGGTCGCGTCTTCCCCCGCGAGCTCCTCCGCCGCGTCGAGGCGATCGCAGAACGCGCGCGTTGA
- a CDS encoding 4'-phosphopantetheinyl transferase superfamily protein: MTPPPEVPGVSWGTARIGEEGAPPAELDRLGPDATERRRATFVAGRRAAHRALEAHLLEAHLLEANLLEANTRQTLRVDADAQGKPTVSRPGVELSITHAGGWALAAASRAPLGVDLVEREPLSDAFAAEAFAAGELAAWSAWEPDPVLARCLAFAGKEAALKWLGVGMGLPLQKVRVLPEGRHATVFHPDGRVRLGLVHFQLAPELWAVLLAGGRLAR, from the coding sequence GTGACCCCCCCGCCCGAGGTGCCCGGCGTCAGCTGGGGCACCGCGCGGATCGGGGAAGAGGGAGCGCCGCCGGCCGAGCTCGACCGTCTGGGCCCGGACGCGACCGAGCGACGACGGGCGACGTTCGTGGCCGGCCGCCGCGCCGCCCATCGCGCGCTCGAGGCGCACCTGCTCGAGGCGCACCTGCTCGAGGCGAACCTGCTCGAGGCGAACACGCGGCAGACCCTGCGCGTGGACGCCGACGCGCAGGGCAAGCCCACCGTGAGCCGTCCGGGCGTGGAGCTGTCGATCACGCACGCCGGCGGGTGGGCCCTCGCCGCGGCGTCCCGCGCGCCGCTCGGCGTCGACCTGGTCGAGCGCGAGCCGCTCTCCGACGCCTTCGCGGCCGAGGCCTTCGCCGCGGGCGAGCTGGCCGCGTGGAGCGCCTGGGAGCCCGACCCGGTGCTCGCGCGCTGCCTCGCCTTCGCGGGGAAGGAGGCGGCGCTCAAGTGGCTCGGAGTCGGCATGGGGCTGCCGCTGCAGAAGGTGCGCGTGCTGCCCGAGGGCCGGCACGCGACGGTCTTCCATCCGGACGGGCGCGTTCGGCTGGGGCTCGTCCACTTCCAGCTCGCGCCGGAGCTCTGGGCGGTGCTGCTCGCGGGGGGTAGGCTGGCGCGGTGA